Proteins encoded in a region of the Streptococcus sanguinis genome:
- the rplL gene encoding 50S ribosomal protein L7/L12, with amino-acid sequence MALNIENIIAEIKEASILELNDLVKAIEEEFGVTAAAPVAVAAAGAGEAAAAKDSFDVELTAAGDKKVGVIKVVREITGLGLKEAKELVDGAPNVIKEGVAAAEAEELKAKLEEAGASVTLK; translated from the coding sequence ATGGCATTGAACATTGAAAACATTATTGCTGAAATTAAAGAAGCTTCAATCCTTGAATTGAACGACCTTGTAAAAGCTATCGAAGAAGAATTTGGTGTAACTGCAGCTGCTCCTGTAGCTGTAGCTGCTGCTGGTGCTGGTGAAGCTGCCGCTGCTAAAGATTCATTTGACGTTGAATTGACTGCAGCTGGTGACAAGAAAGTCGGCGTTATCAAAGTTGTACGTGAAATCACTGGTCTTGGCCTTAAAGAAGCTAAAGAACTCGTTGATGGTGCACCAAACGTTATCAAAGAAGGCGTTGCTGCAGCAGAAGCTGAAGAACTTAAAGCTAAATTGGAAGAAGCTGGTGCTTCAGTTACTCTTAAATAA
- the rplJ gene encoding 50S ribosomal protein L10 has protein sequence MSEAIIAKKAELVDAVAEKMKAAASIVVVDARGLTVEQDTVLRRELRGSEVEYKVIKNSILRRAAEKAGLEDLASVFVGPSAVAFSNEDVVAPAKILNDFAKNAEALEIKGGAIEGAVASKEEILALATLPNREGLLSMLLSVLQAPVRNVALAVKAVAENKEDAA, from the coding sequence ATGAGTGAAGCTATTATTGCTAAAAAAGCGGAACTGGTTGACGCAGTTGCTGAAAAAATGAAAGCTGCTGCATCTATCGTCGTTGTCGACGCTCGTGGTTTGACTGTTGAGCAAGATACCGTTCTTCGTCGTGAGCTTCGTGGAAGCGAAGTTGAGTACAAAGTTATCAAAAACTCAATCTTGCGTCGTGCAGCTGAAAAAGCTGGACTTGAAGACTTGGCATCTGTTTTTGTTGGACCATCTGCAGTAGCATTTTCTAACGAAGATGTTGTTGCTCCAGCGAAAATCTTGAACGACTTTGCTAAGAACGCTGAAGCACTTGAAATCAAAGGTGGTGCAATCGAAGGCGCTGTCGCATCAAAAGAAGAGATTCTTGCACTTGCAACTCTTCCAAACCGCGAAGGACTTCTTTCTATGCTCCTTTCTGTACTTCAAGCGCCTGTTCGCAACGTTGCACTTGCTGTCAAAGCAGTTGCAGAAAACAAAGAAGACGCAGCTTAA
- a CDS encoding formate/nitrite transporter family protein, giving the protein MPESTFIPKIEAACHKKEALFDTSKAKYAVRSIFAGAFLTFSTGAGAIAADLTNKIVPGTGRFLFPFIFAWGLAYIVFLNAELVTSNMMFLTAGTFLKKIDWKKALMILLYCTFFNLIGALIAGWLFANSAAYAGLSKDSFISGVVQMKLARSNELILLEGVLANIFVNIAILSFVLVKDSTAKLFLVISAIYMFVFLTNEHLAANFASFAIVKFSSAAAEVQNFGIGNILRHWGVTFIGNLIGGGLLIGLPYAWFNKKEENYVD; this is encoded by the coding sequence ATGCCTGAATCGACATTTATCCCTAAAATTGAAGCAGCTTGCCACAAGAAAGAAGCTTTGTTTGATACAAGCAAGGCCAAGTACGCTGTTCGTTCCATCTTTGCTGGAGCTTTCCTAACCTTTAGTACTGGTGCTGGAGCTATTGCGGCTGATTTGACGAATAAGATCGTTCCAGGAACTGGGCGTTTTCTCTTTCCTTTCATCTTTGCTTGGGGATTGGCTTACATTGTCTTTCTAAATGCAGAGTTGGTGACTTCCAATATGATGTTTCTGACTGCTGGTACCTTTTTGAAGAAGATTGACTGGAAAAAGGCTTTGATGATTTTGCTTTATTGTACCTTTTTCAATCTGATTGGAGCTTTGATTGCCGGCTGGCTCTTTGCTAACTCGGCTGCTTACGCAGGGCTTAGCAAAGATAGTTTCATTTCTGGTGTTGTACAGATGAAGCTTGCTCGATCTAATGAGCTGATTCTGCTCGAGGGAGTGTTAGCCAATATCTTTGTTAATATTGCTATTCTTTCCTTTGTTTTGGTCAAGGATAGTACAGCTAAGCTCTTCTTAGTTATATCAGCCATTTATATGTTTGTATTCCTGACTAACGAACACTTGGCAGCCAACTTTGCTTCCTTTGCTATCGTGAAATTTAGCTCAGCAGCAGCGGAAGTGCAAAATTTTGGTATTGGAAATATCCTACGCCACTGGGGCGTAACCTTTATCGGTAATCTCATCGGTGGTGGCCTACTCATAGGTTTGCCATACGCTTGGTTTAATAAAAAGGAAGAAAATTACGTGGATTAA